One Pseudoalteromonas sp. NC201 DNA segment encodes these proteins:
- a CDS encoding aminoacyl-histidine dipeptidase gives MLKAHTEISQLEPQAIWKFFDQICAIPHPSKHEEALASFIVDWAKSKNLDVRRDNTGNVFIKKAATSGMENRKPVVLQAHIDMVPQKNDDTAHDFVTDPIKPYVDNDWVTATGTTLGADNGIGMASCLAVLDADDIKHGPLEVLLTVDEEAGMSGAFGLQSGWLEGEILLNTDSEQEGEIYMGCAGGVDASLTLQLVREALPKHHQIFELSLKGLRGGHSGVDIHTGRANANKLLARFLKHHIADFDLRLIEIRGGSLRNAIPREAYAVISFDETQISEFQALIEAYETIIKQELCAIETGITFALSTSKSTTLPMSQASESKVLALLNACPNGVVRMSDDIPGVVETSLNMGVISTTDNSLEVLCLIRSLIDSGRSDVEGMLRSLAELTQADIEFSGAYPGWKPDPSSEVLAIFRDMYESIYGEKPHIMVIHAGLECGLFKEPYPNMDMISFGPTIKFPHSPEEKVEISSVGLYWQQMKGILENIPEKQ, from the coding sequence GTGCTCAAAGCGCATACCGAGATCAGTCAATTAGAACCACAAGCAATTTGGAAGTTTTTTGACCAAATTTGTGCCATTCCCCACCCTTCAAAACACGAAGAAGCGCTAGCAAGCTTTATTGTTGACTGGGCTAAAAGCAAAAATTTAGACGTACGTCGTGATAACACTGGTAATGTGTTCATCAAAAAAGCTGCAACAAGTGGCATGGAAAATCGTAAGCCTGTTGTACTACAAGCACACATTGATATGGTGCCACAAAAGAATGACGATACAGCACACGACTTCGTTACCGATCCAATCAAACCATATGTTGATAATGATTGGGTAACTGCAACTGGCACTACATTAGGTGCAGACAATGGTATCGGCATGGCATCATGTTTGGCCGTATTAGACGCTGACGATATCAAACACGGTCCACTTGAGGTGTTACTAACCGTTGATGAAGAAGCAGGCATGAGCGGCGCGTTTGGTTTGCAATCTGGCTGGTTAGAAGGAGAAATTCTGCTCAACACCGATTCAGAGCAAGAAGGCGAAATCTATATGGGTTGCGCAGGTGGTGTAGATGCATCCTTAACTCTACAACTCGTGCGAGAAGCGTTACCTAAACACCATCAAATCTTTGAGCTGTCTCTAAAAGGCTTACGCGGCGGACACTCTGGCGTCGACATTCACACTGGTCGTGCAAACGCTAATAAATTGCTCGCAAGATTCTTAAAACACCATATTGCAGACTTTGATCTAAGACTTATCGAGATCAGAGGCGGCTCCCTACGCAATGCAATTCCGCGCGAAGCATACGCTGTCATTAGTTTTGATGAAACGCAAATAAGCGAGTTCCAGGCGCTGATTGAAGCTTATGAAACCATCATTAAGCAAGAATTATGTGCCATAGAAACCGGGATCACATTTGCGCTCAGCACCTCAAAAAGTACCACGTTGCCAATGAGCCAAGCTTCTGAAAGCAAAGTATTAGCGCTTCTCAATGCTTGCCCTAATGGTGTTGTACGCATGAGCGACGATATTCCAGGTGTTGTTGAAACCTCACTTAATATGGGTGTAATTTCTACTACAGATAACAGTTTAGAAGTCCTATGTTTGATCCGTTCATTAATTGATTCTGGTCGCAGTGATGTCGAGGGTATGTTGCGTTCACTGGCTGAGCTGACACAAGCAGACATTGAATTTAGTGGTGCTTACCCAGGCTGGAAACCTGATCCAAGCTCAGAAGTATTAGCTATTTTCCGTGATATGTATGAATCAATCTACGGTGAAAAGCCACATATTATGGTTATTCATGCTGGTCTTGAATGTGGTTTGTTCAAAGAACCTTACCCGAACATGGATATGATTTCTTTTGGTCCAACCATCAAATTTCCACACTCTCCCGAGGAAAAAGTAGAAATTTCAAGCGTTGGCCTATATTGGCAGCAAATGAAAGGGATCTTAGAAAACATTCCTGAAAAGCAGTAA
- a CDS encoding ketoacyl-ACP synthase III, with product MVYAKITGWGKCIPPASISNDEISTIVDTNDEWISTRTGIKSRRVSHVSTAELATVASQHALACAGLEGKDIDLVLLATCTPSTMVANTASLVQKNIGAVGAAACDTNAACSGFLYALQNATAQIQAGMIKRAVIVAAERMTWYVNWAKRDSAVLFGDGAGAVVLEASEEPTGLLGTKTGCDSTDRSILHIPNYGTDMDRCAGTGPSDLSFEGREIFKRAVKGMSEACDDVLNQAQLSLEDIDVLIPHQANLRIIQAIQNRLEISDDKVMVNIDKYGNTSAATIAIALCEAVESGLIKPHANIMSAAFGAGLTWAASYLKWGERTTPIAMSDARLPDCDKTGLELIAPAVAASQAQ from the coding sequence ATGGTTTATGCAAAAATCACGGGCTGGGGTAAGTGCATTCCACCAGCGAGCATCAGTAATGATGAAATTAGCACCATCGTTGATACCAATGATGAATGGATAAGTACAAGAACAGGTATAAAATCCAGACGCGTTAGTCATGTTAGCACTGCCGAACTTGCAACGGTTGCAAGCCAACACGCTTTGGCATGTGCAGGACTTGAAGGTAAAGACATCGATCTTGTTCTACTTGCAACCTGCACCCCGTCAACTATGGTGGCAAATACAGCTTCTTTAGTACAAAAGAATATTGGAGCCGTGGGTGCTGCAGCATGTGATACCAATGCGGCCTGTTCGGGCTTTTTGTATGCATTACAAAATGCCACCGCACAGATCCAAGCCGGTATGATTAAAAGAGCAGTCATTGTTGCAGCTGAGCGTATGACTTGGTATGTAAACTGGGCAAAGCGCGACAGCGCGGTATTATTTGGCGACGGTGCTGGTGCTGTCGTGCTTGAAGCAAGTGAGGAACCAACCGGCCTATTAGGCACCAAAACTGGCTGTGATAGCACTGACAGAAGTATATTACACATTCCAAACTATGGTACCGATATGGACCGCTGTGCAGGCACCGGACCTTCTGACCTCTCTTTTGAGGGACGTGAAATCTTCAAGCGTGCTGTAAAAGGTATGAGTGAAGCATGTGATGATGTACTCAACCAAGCACAGCTATCACTAGAAGACATTGATGTACTTATCCCGCACCAGGCAAATCTTCGTATCATTCAAGCGATCCAAAATCGTTTGGAAATTTCAGATGATAAAGTCATGGTCAATATCGACAAGTACGGTAATACCTCAGCTGCAACAATTGCAATTGCACTGTGTGAAGCTGTCGAAAGTGGTCTTATTAAGCCACACGCTAATATTATGTCGGCGGCATTTGGCGCTGGATTAACCTGGGCTGCGAGCTATTTAAAATGGGGAGAAAGAACGACCCCAATTGCGATGTCGGATGCACGTTTACCTGATTGCGATAAAACAGGTCTTGAGTTGATTGCACCAGCAGTGGCTGCGAGTCAAGCTCAATAA
- a CDS encoding DUF1761 domain-containing protein translates to MIFSFEALNLWAIILAALSSFMLGGIWYSPMLFQKTWMEGCGLTELDLQTSDPKMTFGVAFLLSLLSAVFMAVMLDLSLSLLAATGVGLGVGVFFVACSLGISYIFEQRPMKLFLVNGGYHVLQFTLIAFVLRIMS, encoded by the coding sequence ATGATATTCTCATTTGAAGCATTGAACCTTTGGGCAATTATTCTCGCCGCTTTGTCTTCCTTTATGTTAGGTGGTATTTGGTATTCGCCTATGCTGTTCCAAAAAACATGGATGGAGGGGTGTGGGTTGACAGAGCTTGACTTACAAACGAGCGATCCCAAGATGACTTTTGGCGTCGCATTTCTGTTATCTTTGTTGTCCGCTGTGTTTATGGCTGTGATGCTTGATCTATCGCTCTCTTTGTTAGCGGCTACCGGAGTTGGGCTTGGTGTGGGAGTTTTTTTCGTCGCCTGTTCATTAGGAATAAGCTATATATTTGAGCAGCGCCCGATGAAACTGTTTTTAGTCAACGGTGGCTATCATGTGTTACAGTTTACGCTCATTGCATTTGTACTTAGGATCATGAGCTAA
- a CDS encoding CBU_0592 family membrane protein: MIDLMFDIIGMTGTFLVVGAFFMLQLEKASPDSLTYNLMNLSGAILLLISLCYNFNLASFVIELFWIAASLIGLFKYFKARKLASA; this comes from the coding sequence ATGATCGATTTAATGTTCGATATCATCGGTATGACAGGCACTTTCTTGGTTGTTGGTGCATTCTTTATGCTACAGCTGGAAAAGGCATCTCCCGATAGTTTAACGTATAACTTGATGAATTTAAGTGGTGCGATCCTACTACTGATTAGTCTTTGTTATAACTTTAACCTTGCAAGCTTTGTGATAGAGTTATTTTGGATCGCAGCGTCTTTAATTGGTTTATTTAAATATTTCAAAGCGAGAAAGTTGGCATCTGCTTAG
- a CDS encoding leucyl aminopeptidase family protein, which produces MNNLLVHSAKGTPISIFSAAELASWQAQQSSTTQLFVKTAQLQSQKNILIPNADSGEVERVIVIAEDDDFWLLGDLAKQLPKGTYFIDIASEQVESHAIAFLLGAYQFSAYKELPAIVAKLAIEDADIYAKVKAAVESINLARDLVNTPAADMMPQHMAEVMEELAEQYGASFEQIIGDELLEHNYPTIHMVGRASDNAPRLLDLRWGNENHAKLTLVGKGVCFDSGGLDLKPASGMRNMKKDMGGAAHVIALANMIMAAKLPVRLRVLIPAVENAVSRNAFRPGDVIKTRKGITVEIDNTDAEGRLVLCDALAEAQTEAPELLIDFATLTGACRVALGTELPGFYSTDQAIASELMEIGLGNADPIWQLPLFDQYKALFKSDIADIANCGSTPFGGSITAALYLKEFVEPATTPWLHFDVMAWNVRALPGRPVGGEALGLRTMFSYLEKKFG; this is translated from the coding sequence ATGAACAACCTACTCGTTCACTCTGCGAAGGGTACACCCATTTCTATCTTCTCTGCTGCAGAATTAGCGTCATGGCAAGCGCAGCAGTCAAGTACGACACAGCTTTTCGTAAAAACCGCACAACTTCAATCGCAAAAAAATATTCTTATTCCGAATGCTGATTCTGGAGAAGTAGAGCGAGTTATTGTTATTGCTGAAGACGATGATTTTTGGCTATTGGGCGATCTTGCAAAGCAGTTACCAAAAGGTACTTATTTTATTGATATCGCTTCTGAGCAAGTTGAGAGCCACGCTATTGCGTTTTTACTGGGGGCGTATCAATTTTCTGCTTATAAAGAATTGCCAGCGATTGTCGCAAAGCTTGCTATCGAAGATGCTGATATATATGCCAAAGTAAAAGCGGCTGTCGAGTCTATTAATCTTGCAAGAGATTTAGTAAACACACCGGCTGCCGATATGATGCCTCAGCACATGGCTGAAGTAATGGAAGAACTTGCCGAGCAATATGGCGCATCATTTGAACAAATCATTGGTGATGAGTTATTGGAGCACAACTACCCAACAATCCACATGGTGGGCCGTGCGAGTGACAATGCTCCGCGTTTGCTTGACTTACGTTGGGGTAATGAAAACCACGCAAAACTTACGTTAGTTGGTAAAGGCGTATGTTTTGACTCTGGTGGTCTGGACTTAAAACCTGCGTCTGGAATGCGTAATATGAAAAAAGACATGGGCGGAGCGGCTCATGTTATCGCGTTGGCCAATATGATTATGGCGGCAAAACTGCCTGTAAGATTACGCGTACTTATCCCAGCGGTAGAAAATGCGGTTTCTCGCAATGCCTTTAGGCCAGGTGATGTGATCAAAACACGTAAAGGTATTACGGTTGAAATTGACAATACCGATGCCGAAGGACGCTTGGTTTTATGCGACGCATTGGCAGAAGCGCAAACAGAAGCGCCTGAGCTATTGATTGATTTCGCAACCTTGACTGGTGCGTGTCGCGTTGCACTTGGCACTGAACTACCTGGTTTTTATTCTACAGATCAAGCGATTGCTTCTGAGCTAATGGAAATTGGTCTGGGTAATGCGGATCCTATTTGGCAACTGCCTTTGTTTGATCAGTATAAGGCGCTGTTCAAGAGCGATATCGCCGATATTGCTAACTGTGGTTCGACGCCGTTTGGTGGTTCAATAACAGCTGCACTGTATCTAAAAGAATTTGTTGAGCCAGCCACGACACCTTGGCTACATTTTGATGTGATGGCTTGGAACGTGAGAGCGTTACCGGGTAGACCTGTTGGTGGTGAAGCATTGGGTCTTAGAACCATGTTTAGTTATCTTGAGAAAAAGTTCGGCTAA
- a CDS encoding ATP-binding protein has translation MKIAFSPSSALGQLLLLRSVAIIIQIVMLAIAALVFGKQFDFVAVVGVVAAESVFQLLSIYAYRNTKEAASIGMTMQLLADILFLTILLDLTGGATNAFVSLLVLPTVIAAVTIPTINMLMVSAGAIGAYLYLYIKMSHEHVHHMDMSTHLLGMLVNFTFTIIVVVTVVSILVKQNRKKERAIAMLREQQLQQEQLIALGSAAAQATHQLATPIAHLALLHEELEESYPKDPCVQEMSEPLGKCKEQLNVFREFTEYIKSASKQMITAEHLAEQLKELTNLQFPRQHFRFDITNVQGGLCDDPMLMPSILNLISNGVRANEQAKQTDIEVIFTSEPTEHVITILDKGEGIAEERLAQLGHNVVNSESGLGMAVLLSHATIERLGGHLLIESDVTDGTKCTIKLPRVSDEFTAC, from the coding sequence ATGAAAATTGCGTTTTCTCCCAGCTCTGCATTGGGTCAACTGTTGTTGTTGCGATCTGTGGCAATCATCATTCAAATAGTGATGCTCGCTATCGCAGCTCTAGTTTTTGGTAAACAATTTGATTTTGTTGCAGTGGTTGGAGTGGTGGCAGCGGAGTCGGTATTTCAGCTATTAAGTATTTACGCCTACCGTAACACAAAAGAAGCCGCGTCTATTGGTATGACAATGCAATTGTTGGCGGACATTTTGTTTCTTACTATTTTGTTGGACCTGACGGGTGGAGCGACCAATGCGTTTGTGTCCTTGCTGGTATTGCCAACGGTTATTGCAGCAGTAACTATTCCAACTATCAACATGTTGATGGTGTCGGCTGGGGCGATTGGGGCTTATCTTTATCTTTATATAAAAATGTCTCATGAACATGTCCACCATATGGACATGAGCACTCACTTGCTCGGGATGTTAGTTAACTTTACTTTCACTATTATAGTCGTTGTTACCGTGGTGAGCATATTGGTAAAGCAAAATCGAAAAAAAGAGCGGGCAATTGCCATGTTACGAGAGCAGCAGCTACAGCAAGAACAATTAATCGCATTAGGTAGTGCGGCCGCACAAGCAACCCATCAACTCGCCACGCCAATCGCACATTTGGCGCTATTACACGAAGAGCTGGAGGAGTCGTATCCAAAAGATCCATGTGTTCAAGAAATGTCGGAACCTCTTGGGAAATGTAAGGAGCAGCTTAATGTCTTTAGAGAATTCACTGAGTATATAAAGTCAGCGTCTAAACAAATGATAACTGCAGAGCATCTTGCAGAGCAGTTAAAAGAATTAACGAATTTACAATTTCCACGGCAGCATTTTCGATTCGATATTACTAATGTTCAGGGGGGGCTGTGCGATGATCCTATGTTGATGCCTTCGATTTTGAACCTTATTAGTAACGGTGTGCGAGCAAATGAGCAAGCAAAACAGACGGACATAGAGGTGATATTTACCTCCGAGCCGACTGAGCATGTGATAACCATTCTTGATAAAGGTGAGGGAATAGCAGAAGAAAGGCTAGCGCAGCTGGGGCACAATGTAGTGAATAGTGAATCTGGGCTTGGCATGGCGGTACTGCTTAGTCATGCGACAATTGAACGGCTTGGTGGACATCTGCTTATTGAAAGCGACGTTACCGATGGGACAAAATGTACGATTAAACTACCAAGGGTGAGTGATGAATTTACTGCTTGTTGA
- a CDS encoding TonB-dependent receptor plug domain-containing protein, with the protein MKLKSNTVRRAIRFALASAATTSLLTTTAMAEEANQAKADEKIEKIAVVGSRAAPRSVGESPVPIDIIGAEDMSKAAGSDMLELLKGSVPSLNVHANPISDAATLVRPANLRGLPADSTLILLNGKRRHRSSVIAFLGGGINDGAQGPDISVIPSIALKQVEVLRDGAAAQYGSDAIAGVMNFVLKDASEGGSFSIRQGEYYEGDGDTTVIEGNVGLPFTDDGFANLSFQYKEADATSRSVQRPDAAAYIGAGVEGVGDPAQIWGAPEIKDDISIFGNVGVDVTDNARFYMFGNYSERDVKGGFYYRNPQTRPGVYSNDGGETLLVGDLDGVGVGIECPVVNLTDKNVANIPAYQLIAADTELGRNCFAFNEILPGGFTPNFGGNITDTSLTIGVEGEFKDGFLEGGYWDLSGSVGRNESRYFITNTVNASLGADTPMDFSPGKYIQLEKNFNFDVSKGYDFDLAYDVNVAAGLEWHEETFEVLSGDEASFIAGPLTEQGFGIGSNGFPGFKPSAAGEYTRRNYAAYVDIETPFTEEFMMGWALRYEDYDSFGSTTNFKITGQYHVTEDFSVRGSISTGFRAPTVGQANVSNVQTNLSSGVLVDSALLPPTNPVSEQLGGTELTPEESESYTLGAVYRSGDLFITLDYYNIEVTDRLSQSEKIVLSDADKAALKAAGVPNVDNLAQVSFFTNDFDTTTQGIDLVGNYSMDMLGGYATFSAAYNWNETEVDRFSAITGDFKVSRLENDLPKHRGTLTWAQQWDNFSGFVRMNYFGEYQGVHVDYDATAKTADATITFDAELTYFATDSISLSVGANNIFDQDAEELDFFDATGIPNNNWGGKYYETSPYGINGGFYYVKATYTF; encoded by the coding sequence ATGAAACTAAAAAGTAACACGGTGCGCCGTGCAATTCGCTTCGCGCTCGCTTCAGCAGCAACAACCTCACTTCTTACTACCACCGCAATGGCTGAAGAAGCCAACCAAGCAAAAGCAGATGAAAAAATTGAAAAAATCGCGGTAGTTGGCTCCCGGGCTGCTCCTCGCTCTGTAGGCGAGTCACCAGTGCCAATTGACATCATCGGTGCTGAAGATATGTCGAAAGCTGCGGGCTCTGACATGCTGGAATTACTGAAAGGATCTGTACCATCTTTGAACGTACATGCAAACCCAATCAGTGATGCAGCGACTCTAGTAAGGCCAGCTAACTTACGCGGATTGCCTGCGGACAGTACGCTGATTTTGTTAAATGGTAAGCGTCGCCACCGTTCATCGGTTATTGCCTTTTTAGGTGGCGGTATTAACGACGGTGCTCAAGGTCCTGATATTTCAGTGATCCCTAGTATCGCGCTCAAACAGGTGGAGGTACTTCGCGACGGTGCTGCCGCGCAGTACGGTTCAGATGCAATCGCGGGTGTAATGAACTTTGTACTTAAAGACGCTAGCGAAGGGGGCTCGTTCTCTATTCGTCAAGGTGAATACTACGAAGGTGACGGCGACACGACGGTTATCGAAGGTAACGTAGGTTTGCCATTTACAGATGATGGTTTTGCTAACTTAAGCTTTCAGTACAAAGAAGCGGATGCGACTAGCCGCAGTGTTCAGCGTCCTGATGCAGCAGCTTACATTGGTGCCGGAGTTGAAGGAGTTGGCGACCCGGCGCAGATCTGGGGTGCGCCAGAAATTAAAGATGATATAAGTATCTTCGGTAATGTTGGCGTAGATGTCACTGACAATGCTCGATTCTATATGTTTGGCAACTACTCCGAGCGAGACGTTAAAGGCGGATTCTATTATCGAAATCCACAAACCCGTCCTGGTGTATACTCTAACGACGGTGGTGAAACGCTGTTAGTGGGAGACTTAGATGGTGTAGGTGTGGGTATCGAATGTCCGGTAGTTAACTTGACGGATAAAAATGTAGCGAACATCCCAGCGTATCAATTAATTGCTGCTGATACCGAGTTAGGTAGAAACTGTTTTGCCTTTAATGAAATTTTACCTGGAGGTTTCACGCCGAACTTTGGTGGTAACATCACTGATACCTCTCTAACTATCGGCGTTGAAGGTGAGTTTAAAGACGGCTTTTTGGAGGGGGGTTACTGGGACTTAAGTGGCTCGGTTGGTCGTAACGAATCACGTTACTTCATCACTAACACGGTAAACGCTTCACTTGGCGCAGATACGCCTATGGACTTCAGCCCAGGTAAATACATCCAACTGGAAAAGAATTTTAACTTTGACGTGTCAAAAGGCTATGACTTTGACCTAGCTTACGATGTAAACGTTGCAGCAGGTCTTGAGTGGCATGAAGAAACATTTGAAGTACTTTCAGGTGATGAAGCATCATTTATTGCAGGGCCACTGACTGAGCAAGGCTTTGGGATAGGTTCAAATGGTTTCCCAGGCTTCAAACCTTCTGCAGCAGGAGAATACACTCGTCGTAACTATGCTGCTTATGTGGATATCGAGACCCCATTTACTGAAGAGTTTATGATGGGATGGGCGCTTCGTTACGAAGATTACGATTCATTTGGTTCGACTACAAACTTTAAGATCACGGGTCAATATCATGTTACCGAAGACTTCTCGGTTCGTGGTTCAATCAGTACCGGTTTCCGCGCGCCAACGGTAGGTCAAGCTAACGTGTCTAACGTGCAGACAAACTTAAGCAGTGGTGTATTGGTAGATTCAGCACTATTACCACCAACAAACCCTGTTTCAGAGCAGCTTGGTGGTACTGAATTGACTCCTGAAGAGTCAGAAAGTTACACACTAGGTGCGGTATATCGCTCTGGCGACTTATTTATTACGTTAGATTACTACAACATTGAAGTAACTGACCGTCTAAGCCAGTCTGAAAAAATCGTTTTAAGTGATGCTGACAAAGCAGCCCTTAAAGCGGCGGGTGTTCCTAACGTTGATAACTTAGCGCAGGTGAGCTTCTTCACTAACGACTTCGATACCACGACTCAAGGTATCGACTTAGTTGGTAACTATTCTATGGATATGCTGGGTGGTTATGCAACATTCAGTGCCGCATACAACTGGAATGAAACCGAAGTAGACCGCTTCTCTGCTATCACAGGTGACTTCAAGGTATCTCGTTTAGAAAACGACTTACCGAAGCACAGAGGCACATTAACTTGGGCTCAGCAATGGGATAACTTCTCAGGTTTTGTTCGTATGAACTACTTTGGCGAATACCAAGGCGTTCACGTCGATTATGATGCAACAGCAAAAACAGCGGACGCGACAATCACATTTGATGCAGAGCTTACCTACTTTGCAACAGATTCGATCAGTCTATCTGTTGGTGCAAATAATATCTTTGACCAAGATGCTGAAGAACTAGACTTCTTTGACGCTACAGGTATCCCAAATAACAACTGGGGTGGCAAATACTATGAAACTTCACCATACGGTATTAATGGTGGTTTCTACTATGTGAAAGCAACCTATACGTTCTAA
- a CDS encoding response regulator transcription factor → MNLLLVEDDVPYAQTLMRRLEKQDFGVEHVTLIEDMQVACKREAFDYILLDMKLGESNSINFITQIKQLNPSARIVLLTGYASIATAVEAIKLGADDYLTKPASTSLIVQTLLGEKTQEIVEEVMSPERLEWEHIQQVLKANEGNISETARQLNMHRRTLQRKLQKKPVYK, encoded by the coding sequence ATGAATTTACTGCTTGTTGAAGATGACGTGCCTTACGCACAAACATTGATGAGGCGCTTGGAAAAACAAGACTTTGGTGTTGAACACGTCACTTTAATTGAAGATATGCAGGTGGCTTGTAAACGAGAAGCTTTCGACTACATATTGTTGGATATGAAGCTGGGTGAGTCCAACTCAATAAACTTCATAACACAAATCAAGCAGCTCAATCCAAGCGCTCGCATTGTATTATTAACGGGTTATGCTAGCATTGCAACTGCAGTTGAGGCGATAAAATTGGGTGCTGATGACTACCTAACTAAGCCAGCAAGTACCAGTTTGATAGTACAAACGCTATTGGGAGAGAAAACTCAAGAAATCGTAGAAGAAGTCATGTCTCCAGAACGACTTGAGTGGGAACATATTCAGCAAGTTCTAAAGGCAAACGAAGGTAATATTTCTGAAACTGCACGGCAACTTAATATGCACCGAAGAACGCTGCAGAGGAAATTACAAAAGAAACCTGTTTATAAGTAG